The following nucleotide sequence is from Streptomyces xiamenensis.
CGCTGGGAGGGTCGGGGGCATGAACGTGACAACGGCGACGGCCCTGGACGGATACGCGGCGATGGCCGCGGTGGCCCCCCGCGGGTGGCGGGTGGAGCTGGTGGACGGCCATGTGCGGGTGACCCCGCAGGAGGACGCCGGGCACGCGGAGATCGTGGCCTCGCTGGCGGCCCAGCTCGGGGCCCAGCGGCCGGACGTGACGGTGCGTTCGGGGGTGGGCCCGGTGCCGGTGCTGGAGCTGGCGGACGAGGAGATGCCGGGGCGGGTACTGCCGGACGTGGTGCTG
It contains:
- a CDS encoding Uma2 family endonuclease, with the protein product MNVTTATALDGYAAMAAVAPRGWRVELVDGHVRVTPQEDAGHAEIVASLAAQLGAQRPDVTVRSGVGPVPVLELADEEMPGRVLPDVVLMPADGEGGARALPLLVAEVTMKATGNVDRVEKVRSYARAGFPAYLLVDRHYRSTMLFTRPSGPVGSRRTRSPSASASPSPPR